From Streptomyces qinzhouensis, one genomic window encodes:
- the tuf gene encoding elongation factor Tu yields MAKSAYVRTKPHLNIGTMGHVDHGKTTLTAAITKVLSDRGTGSGFVPFDRIDKAPEEAARGITINIAHVEYETDTRHYAHVDMPGHADYVKNMITGAAQLDGAILVVSALDGVMPQTSEHVLLARQVGVDHIVVALTMADAGDDELTDLVELEVRELLTQHGYGGDAAPVVRVSGLRALEGDPRWTGAVEALLDAVDTYVPLPVRYTDAPFLMPVENVLTITGRGTVVTGAVERGTVRLGDRVEVLGAGVETVVTGLETFGKPMEYAEAGDNVALLLRGLQRDAVRRGHVVVAPGTAVPGRRFTARVYLLSGREGGRTTPVATGYRPQFYLRTADVVGDIDLGAQGVARPGETVTMTVELGRDVPLEAGLGFAIREGGRTVGAGTVTELL; encoded by the coding sequence ATGGCCAAGAGCGCCTACGTACGCACCAAGCCGCACCTCAACATCGGCACCATGGGGCACGTCGACCACGGCAAGACCACCTTGACCGCCGCCATCACCAAGGTCCTCAGCGACCGCGGCACCGGCAGCGGCTTCGTCCCCTTCGACCGGATCGACAAGGCGCCCGAGGAGGCGGCGCGGGGCATCACCATCAACATCGCGCACGTCGAGTACGAGACCGACACCCGGCACTACGCGCATGTCGACATGCCCGGCCACGCCGACTACGTCAAGAACATGATCACCGGCGCGGCACAGCTCGACGGGGCGATCCTCGTGGTCTCCGCGCTCGACGGGGTCATGCCGCAGACCTCCGAGCACGTCCTCCTGGCGCGCCAGGTCGGCGTCGATCACATCGTCGTCGCCCTCACCATGGCCGACGCGGGCGACGACGAGCTGACGGATCTGGTGGAGCTGGAGGTCCGTGAGCTGCTCACCCAACACGGCTACGGCGGCGACGCCGCACCCGTCGTCCGGGTCTCCGGGCTCCGCGCCCTGGAGGGCGACCCGCGCTGGACGGGCGCCGTCGAGGCGCTCCTCGACGCCGTCGACACCTATGTGCCGCTGCCGGTCCGCTACACCGACGCGCCGTTCCTGATGCCGGTGGAGAACGTCCTGACCATCACCGGCCGCGGCACGGTGGTGACCGGCGCGGTCGAGCGGGGCACCGTACGCCTGGGCGACCGGGTCGAGGTGCTGGGCGCCGGCGTCGAGACCGTCGTCACCGGCCTGGAGACCTTCGGCAAGCCGATGGAGTACGCCGAGGCCGGGGACAATGTGGCGCTGCTGCTGCGCGGTCTCCAGCGCGACGCGGTCCGACGCGGCCATGTCGTCGTCGCGCCGGGCACCGCCGTCCCGGGCAGGCGCTTCACCGCGCGGGTCTATCTGCTCTCGGGGCGCGAGGGCGGCCGGACGACACCGGTCGCCACCGGCTACCGGCCGCAGTTCTACCTCCGTACCGCGGACGTCGTCGGGGACATCGACCTCGGGGCGCAGGGCGTCGCACGACCGGGGGAGACGGTCACCATGACCGTCGAGCTGGGCCGGGACGTCCCGCTGGAGGCGGGCCTCGGCTTCGCGATCCGCGAGGGCGGCCGCACGGTCGGCGCGGGCACGGTGACGGAGCTGCTGTGA
- a CDS encoding TVP38/TMEM64 family protein, producing the protein MFEPAPGPVVGPRPAAGLAVRCGRALLSPWSKLSLLALMLLSAGALVLLYEPQRVLADGWPPFELSGPVAVVLFAAAYGACTAAFVPRPLLNLAAGALFGSQAGLVAALAGTVLGAGIAFTLGRLLGQDALRPLLRGRWLKAADHQFSAHGFRSMLGVRLFPGVPFAAANYCAAVSRMGYAPFLLATAIGSIPNTAAYVIAGSRASSPTSPAFLVSTGFIVVTGVVASVVAWRKRHRLRGN; encoded by the coding sequence ATGTTCGAACCCGCGCCCGGGCCCGTCGTGGGCCCCCGGCCCGCCGCCGGCCTCGCCGTCCGCTGCGGCAGGGCACTGCTCTCCCCGTGGTCGAAGCTGTCGCTGCTGGCACTGATGCTGCTGTCGGCCGGTGCGCTGGTGCTGCTGTACGAGCCGCAGCGGGTGCTGGCCGACGGGTGGCCGCCGTTCGAGCTGAGCGGCCCGGTCGCGGTCGTCCTCTTCGCCGCGGCGTACGGGGCGTGTACGGCGGCCTTCGTCCCCCGGCCGCTGCTGAACCTGGCCGCGGGCGCGCTCTTCGGCTCCCAGGCCGGGCTGGTCGCGGCGCTCGCGGGCACGGTGCTCGGCGCGGGCATCGCCTTCACCCTGGGCCGGCTGCTGGGGCAGGACGCGCTCCGGCCGCTGCTGCGGGGCCGCTGGCTGAAGGCGGCTGACCATCAGTTCAGTGCGCACGGCTTCCGTTCGATGCTGGGTGTGCGGCTGTTCCCGGGGGTGCCGTTCGCCGCGGCCAACTACTGTGCCGCGGTGTCCCGGATGGGCTATGCGCCGTTCCTGCTGGCGACGGCCATCGGGTCGATTCCCAACACCGCGGCCTATGTGATCGCGGGCAGCCGGGCGAGTTCGCCGACCTCCCCCGCCTTTCTGGTGTCGACCGGGTTCATCGTCGTCACCGGAGTGGTCGCGAGCGTCGTCGCCTGGCGCAAACGCCATCGGTTGCGCGGGAATTAA
- a CDS encoding undecaprenyl-diphosphate phosphatase, with protein sequence MSWFESLILGLVQGLTEFLPISSSAHLRLTAAFAGWEDPGAAFTAITQIGTETAVLIYFRADIARIVSAWFRSLTDKAMRADHDARTGWLVIVGSIPIGVLGITLKDQIEGPFRDLRLIATTLIVMGIVLGVADRLAARDETGGRHRSVKQRKTLRELNVRDGLIYGFCQAMALIPGVSRSGATISGGLLMGYTRESAARYSFLLAIPAVLASGAYELKDAGEGHVSWGPTIFATVVAFFVGYAVIAWFMKFITTKSFMPFVIYRILLGILIFALVGAGVLSPHAGESGG encoded by the coding sequence ATGTCGTGGTTTGAATCCCTGATCCTCGGACTCGTGCAGGGCCTGACCGAGTTTCTGCCCATCTCGTCGAGCGCCCATCTACGGCTCACGGCCGCCTTCGCGGGCTGGGAGGACCCGGGGGCGGCGTTCACCGCGATCACCCAGATCGGCACCGAGACGGCGGTACTGATCTACTTCCGCGCGGACATCGCCAGAATCGTGTCGGCGTGGTTCCGGTCCCTGACGGACAAGGCGATGCGCGCCGACCACGACGCCCGGACGGGCTGGCTGGTCATCGTCGGTTCGATTCCGATCGGCGTCCTCGGTATCACCCTCAAGGACCAGATCGAGGGCCCCTTCCGCGATCTGCGACTGATCGCGACGACCCTGATCGTCATGGGCATCGTCCTCGGCGTCGCCGACCGTCTCGCGGCCCGCGACGAGACCGGCGGCCGGCACCGGTCCGTCAAGCAGCGCAAGACGCTGAGGGAACTGAACGTCAGGGACGGTCTGATCTACGGCTTCTGCCAGGCGATGGCCCTGATCCCCGGCGTCTCCCGGTCGGGCGCGACGATCAGCGGCGGTCTGCTGATGGGCTACACCCGCGAGTCGGCGGCCCGTTACTCGTTCCTTCTCGCCATCCCGGCCGTTCTGGCCTCCGGTGCCTACGAGTTGAAGGACGCGGGTGAGGGCCATGTCTCCTGGGGGCCGACGATCTTCGCCACAGTAGTGGCCTTCTTCGTCGGATACGCGGTTATTGCGTGGTTTATGAAATTTATTACGACCAAGAGCTTCATGCCATTCGTGATCTACCGCATCCTGCTGGGCATTCTGATCTTCGCCCTGGTCGGAGCGGGTGTCCTCAGCCCTCATGCGGGCGAGTCCGGCGGCTGA
- a CDS encoding methyltransferase — MNRLTTPWGDLALTRFPEDPRDPLRAWDAADEYLLRHLAEQGTDLSGALVVLGDRWGALTTSLAAHRPVQITDSYLGQRATAANLARNGADAAAAELRSVRDTPPERIDVLLVRVPKSLALLEDQLHRLAPAVHEGTVVIGTGMVGEIHTSTLKLFEQIIGPTRTSLAVRKARLIFCTPDSSLPRTAGPWPLRYALPDGIGAISGRTVTNHAGVFCADRLDIGTRFFLGQLPVPRGPVHIVDLGCGNGVVGTAAALAGPEASVTFADESFSAVASAEATYRDNVPEGGGAAFTVSDGLAGLPDASADLVLCNPPFHSHRATTDTTARRMFADARRVLRPGGELWVVGNRHLGYHVTLRRIFGNSEVVAGHPKFVVLRAVSKAAPLGRSRAGAR; from the coding sequence ATGAACCGTCTGACCACGCCCTGGGGCGATCTCGCCCTCACCCGCTTCCCCGAGGACCCGCGCGACCCCCTTCGCGCCTGGGACGCCGCCGACGAGTATCTGCTGCGGCACCTCGCCGAGCAGGGCACGGATCTCTCGGGGGCGCTGGTCGTCCTGGGTGACCGGTGGGGCGCGCTGACCACCTCGCTCGCCGCGCACCGGCCCGTCCAGATCACCGACTCGTATCTGGGGCAGCGGGCGACCGCCGCCAATCTGGCGCGCAACGGCGCGGACGCGGCTGCGGCCGAACTGCGGAGCGTGCGCGACACCCCGCCGGAGCGGATCGACGTCCTGCTGGTGCGGGTGCCCAAGAGCCTGGCGCTGCTGGAGGACCAGCTGCACCGGCTGGCGCCCGCCGTCCACGAGGGCACGGTGGTCATCGGTACCGGCATGGTCGGTGAGATCCACACCTCCACCCTGAAACTGTTCGAACAGATCATCGGTCCGACGCGTACGTCGCTCGCGGTGCGCAAGGCTCGGCTGATCTTCTGTACGCCGGATTCCTCGCTGCCCCGGACGGCCGGCCCCTGGCCGCTGCGGTACGCCCTGCCGGACGGCATCGGGGCGATCTCGGGCCGCACGGTCACGAACCACGCGGGCGTCTTCTGCGCCGACCGGCTCGATATCGGCACCCGGTTCTTCCTCGGGCAACTACCGGTCCCCCGCGGTCCGGTCCACATCGTCGACCTGGGCTGCGGCAACGGCGTGGTCGGTACGGCCGCGGCACTGGCCGGCCCCGAGGCGTCGGTGACCTTCGCCGACGAGTCGTTCTCCGCCGTGGCCTCGGCCGAGGCCACGTACCGCGACAATGTCCCCGAAGGCGGCGGGGCCGCGTTCACCGTCAGTGACGGGCTCGCCGGGCTGCCGGACGCCTCGGCGGATCTCGTGCTGTGCAATCCGCCCTTCCACTCCCACCGGGCGACCACGGACACCACCGCCCGCCGGATGTTCGCCGACGCCCGTCGGGTGCTGCGGCCCGGCGGCGAGCTGTGGGTGGTCGGCAACCGCCATCTGGGCTATCACGTCACCCTGCGCCGGATTTTCGGCAACAGCGAGGTGGTGGCGGGCCATCCGAAGTTCGTGGTGCTGCGGGCGGTCTCGAAGGCCGCCCCGCTGGGCCGTTCGCGTGCCGGGGCACGCTGA
- a CDS encoding nuclear transport factor 2 family protein: MTQRVDLSTVMDRLAIDDLVTEYAVAVDDGDWTAYRALFTDDGRADYRSSGGIEGPVSEVAVWMAENMARFSVRQHLIVNRRVSIEDLGGWSGDRAEVRADYVCPMRLGPDEDLVCGGRYVFALARTGGGWRLRGVVVEERWRRGPG, from the coding sequence ATGACGCAGCGCGTGGATCTTTCGACCGTGATGGACCGGCTGGCCATCGATGATCTGGTCACGGAGTACGCGGTGGCCGTGGACGACGGGGACTGGACCGCCTACCGGGCCCTGTTCACCGACGACGGCCGGGCCGACTACCGCTCATCGGGCGGTATCGAGGGCCCGGTGTCCGAGGTCGCCGTATGGATGGCGGAGAACATGGCCCGGTTCTCCGTACGGCAGCATCTGATCGTCAACCGCCGGGTGAGCATCGAGGATCTGGGCGGCTGGTCCGGCGACCGGGCGGAGGTGCGGGCGGACTACGTCTGTCCGATGCGGCTCGGCCCGGACGAGGATCTGGTGTGCGGCGGCCGGTATGTGTTCGCCCTGGCCCGCACCGGCGGCGGCTGGCGGCTGCGCGGGGTGGTCGTCGAGGAGAGGTGGCGGCGCGGCCCCGGGTGA
- the lnt gene encoding apolipoprotein N-acyltransferase gives MRTPAGRRRAAAALVAGGLPVFAFPEPSWWWWAYAALVPWLLLLRSASGGRRAAFEGWLGGTGFLIAVHSWLIPNLTVFIVPLAALLGLLWAPWGLLVHRMLGGPPGPDGGRADRSGGPSATRAVAAVAVVPAGWLMIELVRSWQWLGGPWGLMGASQWQVPPALRLASAGGVWLVSLLVVAVNTAIVVLITVPRARWATAGTVALGALVTASLVAWAPRPHPAGRARIAVVQPGVIQDAGARLAREERLTRELSGRPAGQRLDLVMWGESSIGEDPYGNPALTAGLAALSRGAGADLLVNADARRSGSRGIYKSAVLVGPHGLTGQRYDKMRLVPFGEYIPFRSVLGWATSVGRAARIDRRHGNHPVVMVLPPGTDGAGRLRVGPLICFETAFPDMSRTLVRRGARVLAAQSSTSTFQDSWAPAQHASLAALRAAETGRPMVHATLTGISAAYGPDGARSGPRLPVSASTAVVYDVPLATGTTLFVRYGDWAVYASAGVLVLLAGALGVRRFSRPVRGPGGRPARTARGSAARPGR, from the coding sequence ATGCGCACTCCGGCCGGCCGTCGGCGGGCCGCGGCCGCGCTCGTGGCGGGCGGACTGCCGGTGTTCGCCTTCCCGGAGCCCTCCTGGTGGTGGTGGGCCTATGCGGCCCTGGTCCCGTGGCTGCTGCTGTTGCGTTCGGCGTCCGGCGGGCGCCGGGCCGCGTTCGAGGGCTGGCTCGGCGGTACGGGCTTCCTGATCGCGGTGCACAGCTGGCTGATCCCGAACCTGACCGTCTTCATCGTGCCGCTGGCGGCGCTGCTGGGGCTGCTCTGGGCGCCCTGGGGCCTGCTGGTGCACCGGATGCTCGGCGGGCCGCCGGGGCCGGACGGCGGGCGGGCGGACCGGTCGGGCGGGCCGTCCGCGACCCGGGCGGTGGCCGCCGTCGCCGTGGTGCCCGCGGGCTGGCTGATGATCGAACTGGTCCGCTCCTGGCAGTGGCTGGGCGGGCCCTGGGGGCTGATGGGGGCGAGTCAGTGGCAGGTACCGCCCGCACTCCGGCTGGCGTCGGCCGGTGGGGTGTGGCTGGTGAGTCTGCTGGTCGTGGCGGTGAACACGGCGATCGTGGTACTGATCACCGTGCCCCGGGCCCGGTGGGCGACCGCGGGCACGGTGGCGCTCGGCGCGCTGGTCACCGCGTCGCTCGTGGCCTGGGCGCCGCGCCCGCACCCCGCGGGACGGGCCCGGATCGCGGTGGTCCAGCCGGGTGTGATCCAGGACGCCGGGGCACGGCTCGCCCGCGAGGAGCGGCTGACCCGGGAACTGTCCGGGAGACCGGCCGGACAGCGGCTCGACCTCGTGATGTGGGGAGAGAGCAGTATCGGGGAGGATCCGTACGGGAACCCGGCGCTGACGGCCGGTCTGGCGGCGCTCTCCCGCGGGGCCGGTGCCGATCTGCTGGTCAACGCGGACGCCCGGCGGTCCGGCTCCCGCGGAATCTACAAGAGCGCGGTGCTGGTGGGACCCCATGGCCTGACCGGGCAGCGGTACGACAAGATGCGGCTGGTGCCCTTCGGGGAGTACATCCCCTTCCGTTCGGTCCTGGGCTGGGCGACCTCGGTCGGCCGGGCGGCCCGAATCGACCGGCGGCACGGAAACCATCCGGTGGTGATGGTCCTCCCGCCGGGGACGGACGGGGCGGGCAGACTGCGCGTCGGGCCGCTGATCTGCTTCGAGACGGCGTTTCCCGATATGAGCCGCACCCTGGTCCGGCGCGGCGCGCGGGTGCTGGCCGCCCAGTCGTCGACCTCGACGTTCCAGGACAGCTGGGCCCCGGCGCAGCACGCGTCGCTCGCGGCGCTGCGGGCGGCCGAGACCGGGAGGCCGATGGTGCACGCGACGCTGACCGGCATCAGCGCGGCGTACGGCCCCGACGGCGCCCGGTCCGGCCCTCGGCTGCCCGTGAGCGCCAGTACGGCCGTCGTCTACGACGTCCCTCTGGCGACGGGTACGACGTTGTTCGTCCGCTACGGGGACTGGGCGGTGTACGCGTCGGCCGGGGTCCTCGTCCTGCTGGCGGGTGCGCTGGGCGTCCGGCGGTTCAGCCGGCCTGTTCGAGGGCCCGGAGGACGACCTGCTCGCACAGCTCGTGGGTCCGCAGCGCGTCCCGGGCGCTGA
- a CDS encoding Gfo/Idh/MocA family protein — MKVGCIGLGDIAQKAYLPVLGTLPGIELHLQTRSADTLARVGDAYRVPDPARHTDLGSLIAAGLDAAFVHAPTAVHPEIVTALLEAGVPTYVDKPIAYGLSEARRVVDLAESRGVSLTVGFNRRLAPGYAQCLEHPRELILMQKNRIGLPEDPRTFVFDDFIHVVDTLRFLVPGTVTHTDIRARMDGGLMHHVVLQLSGDGFTAIGTMNHLSGSTEEILEISGQDAKREVRNLAEVIDHKGQPSLRRRGDWVPVARQRGLEQAILGFLDAVRAGKALSARDALRTHELCEQVVLRALEQAG, encoded by the coding sequence TTGAAGGTCGGCTGCATCGGGCTCGGCGATATCGCGCAGAAGGCCTATCTGCCGGTACTGGGCACCCTGCCCGGGATCGAACTGCACCTCCAGACCCGCAGCGCCGACACCCTCGCCCGGGTCGGTGACGCCTACCGCGTCCCGGACCCGGCCCGCCACACCGACCTCGGCTCCCTGATCGCCGCCGGACTCGACGCGGCGTTCGTCCACGCCCCGACCGCGGTCCACCCGGAGATCGTCACGGCGCTGCTGGAAGCCGGTGTCCCCACCTATGTCGACAAGCCGATCGCCTACGGCCTCTCCGAGGCCCGGCGGGTGGTGGACCTCGCCGAATCCCGCGGTGTCTCCCTGACCGTCGGCTTCAACCGCCGTCTCGCGCCCGGCTACGCCCAGTGCCTGGAGCATCCGCGCGAGCTGATCCTGATGCAGAAGAACCGCATCGGCCTCCCCGAGGATCCGCGGACCTTCGTCTTCGACGACTTCATCCATGTCGTCGACACCCTCCGCTTCCTCGTCCCCGGCACGGTCACCCACACCGACATCCGGGCCCGGATGGACGGCGGGCTGATGCACCACGTCGTCCTCCAGCTCTCCGGCGACGGCTTCACCGCCATCGGCACGATGAACCATCTGAGCGGTTCCACCGAGGAGATCCTGGAGATCTCGGGCCAGGACGCCAAGCGCGAGGTCCGCAATCTCGCCGAGGTGATCGACCACAAGGGGCAGCCGAGTCTTCGCCGCCGGGGCGACTGGGTGCCGGTCGCCCGCCAGCGCGGACTTGAGCAGGCGATCCTGGGCTTCCTCGACGCGGTGCGCGCGGGCAAGGCGCTCAGCGCCCGGGACGCGCTGCGGACCCACGAGCTGTGCGAGCAGGTCGTCCTCCGGGCCCTCGAACAGGCCGGCTGA
- a CDS encoding FAD-dependent monooxygenase produces MPKQRAIVIGGGIGGLTAAVALHRSGRQVTVLERAASLDPVGAGIALAPNAQRALDTVGLGDEIRSLAAWQGDGGLRDPAGRWLIRMNSDALAARFGGPVVLLHRATLIERLLSRLPDGTVRTGSPARLTDPGSATGRPARVAVPDGGTETEMEADIVVGADGIHSAVRRVLFPGHPGPRYSGLTTWRIVVTGVDGFDPHETWGPGRIWGSHLFKDGRAYAYAAAVAPEGEHADDERAELLRRYGDWHDPIPRLIAAATDGVLRHDVHHMIDPLPAFHRGRTVLVGDAAHAMAPSLGQGGNQAVEDAVVLAHHCAGGDLGAGLAAYTTDRLPRTARIVRRAARVFRLHSLTSLPAVTLRDGLMALTARLGPGAAVRAFDGIADWRPPHRTYAEPAPDGADGDGTRRLS; encoded by the coding sequence ATGCCGAAGCAGCGTGCCATCGTGATCGGCGGCGGAATCGGAGGGCTGACCGCGGCCGTCGCCCTCCACCGCAGCGGCCGGCAGGTCACCGTCCTGGAGCGGGCCGCCTCCCTCGACCCGGTCGGGGCCGGGATCGCCCTCGCCCCCAACGCACAGCGCGCTCTCGACACCGTCGGGCTCGGCGACGAGATCCGTTCCCTCGCCGCCTGGCAGGGCGACGGCGGACTGCGCGACCCCGCCGGCCGGTGGCTCATCCGGATGAACAGCGATGCACTGGCCGCCCGCTTCGGCGGCCCCGTCGTGCTGCTGCACCGCGCCACCCTGATCGAACGGCTCCTGAGCCGGCTGCCCGACGGGACTGTCCGCACCGGCAGTCCCGCCCGGCTCACCGACCCCGGATCGGCCACCGGACGCCCCGCCCGGGTCGCCGTCCCCGACGGTGGGACCGAGACCGAGATGGAGGCCGACATCGTCGTCGGCGCCGACGGCATCCACTCCGCCGTCCGTCGTGTCCTCTTCCCCGGCCACCCCGGACCCCGCTACTCCGGCCTCACGACCTGGCGCATCGTCGTCACCGGCGTCGACGGCTTCGACCCGCACGAGACCTGGGGCCCCGGCCGTATCTGGGGCAGCCACCTCTTCAAGGACGGCCGCGCCTACGCCTATGCGGCGGCCGTGGCCCCCGAGGGCGAACACGCCGACGACGAACGGGCCGAGCTGCTGCGCCGCTACGGCGACTGGCACGATCCGATTCCACGGCTGATCGCCGCCGCCACGGACGGTGTCCTGCGCCACGACGTGCACCACATGATCGACCCGCTGCCCGCTTTCCACCGCGGCCGTACCGTCCTCGTCGGTGACGCGGCCCACGCCATGGCGCCCTCCCTCGGCCAGGGCGGCAACCAGGCGGTGGAGGACGCCGTCGTCCTCGCCCACCACTGCGCCGGCGGCGACCTCGGCGCCGGGCTCGCCGCGTACACCACCGACCGGCTGCCCCGCACTGCCCGCATCGTCCGCCGCGCCGCCCGGGTCTTCCGCCTCCACTCCCTCACGAGCCTTCCCGCCGTCACGCTCCGGGACGGTCTGATGGCCCTCACCGCCCGGCTCGGCCCAGGAGCCGCCGTACGGGCCTTCGACGGAATCGCCGACTGGCGGCCGCCGCACCGCACGTATGCTGAACCGGCCCCGGACGGGGCGGACGGCGACGGCACCAGGAGGCTCAGTTGA
- a CDS encoding TetR/AcrR family transcriptional regulator: MKRPLTTGPAGAGPAGAGSAATRAELIADTALRLLAERGMRGLTHRAVDEVAGLPQGSTSNGARTRLALLELAVRRLAEREEAVLGLPGFPGPGSGPEAFAEAMALAVHRYLTRHRPLVVARYELALEATRRPELRAVYDAAGSRLRAPLIALMTAAGSLAPERHALSLIAWADGLMFTCAAGSYHDAIPRPEDLRTGFGELLHGMLAPGEPAPESPTAP; encoded by the coding sequence ATGAAGCGACCTCTCACCACCGGGCCGGCCGGGGCCGGACCCGCGGGAGCCGGCTCCGCGGCGACCCGCGCCGAGCTGATCGCCGACACCGCCCTGCGGCTGCTGGCCGAACGGGGGATGCGCGGGCTCACCCACCGGGCCGTGGACGAGGTCGCGGGACTCCCCCAGGGCTCCACGTCGAACGGTGCCCGCACCCGGCTCGCCCTGCTGGAACTGGCCGTACGGCGGCTGGCGGAGCGCGAGGAGGCGGTGCTCGGCCTGCCCGGCTTCCCGGGGCCCGGCAGCGGGCCCGAGGCGTTCGCCGAGGCGATGGCGCTCGCCGTGCACCGCTATCTGACCCGGCACCGCCCCCTGGTCGTGGCCCGCTACGAACTCGCCCTGGAGGCCACCCGCCGCCCCGAACTCCGCGCCGTCTACGACGCCGCGGGCAGCCGGCTGCGCGCCCCGCTGATCGCCCTGATGACCGCGGCGGGGTCCCTCGCGCCCGAACGTCACGCGCTGTCCCTGATCGCCTGGGCGGACGGTCTGATGTTCACCTGTGCCGCGGGCTCGTACCACGACGCGATTCCCCGCCCGGAAGACCTCCGGACCGGCTTCGGAGAACTCCTGCACGGCATGCTCGCCCCCGGGGAACCCGCACCGGAATCCCCGACGGCCCCCTGA
- a CDS encoding uracil-DNA glycosylase, with the protein MTDTDLLPESWRSVLGDELQKPYFKELTEFVEEERARGPVYPPREEVFAALEATPYDKVKVLILGQDPYHGEGQGHGLCFSVRPGVKIPPSLRNIYKEMAAELGLPVPDNGYLMPWAEQGVLLLNAVLTVRAGEANSHKGKGWEKVTDAVIRAVAERPDPAVFVLWGNYAQKKLPLIDESRHVVVKGAHPSPLSAKKFFGSQPFTQINEAVAAQGHEPIDWRIPDLG; encoded by the coding sequence GTGACCGACACCGACCTGCTGCCCGAGTCCTGGCGCAGCGTTCTCGGCGACGAGCTGCAGAAGCCCTACTTCAAGGAGCTGACCGAGTTCGTCGAGGAGGAGCGGGCCCGCGGGCCGGTCTATCCGCCCCGCGAGGAGGTCTTCGCCGCACTGGAGGCCACTCCGTACGACAAGGTCAAGGTCCTCATCCTCGGCCAGGACCCCTACCACGGCGAGGGGCAGGGCCACGGGCTGTGCTTCTCGGTCCGGCCGGGCGTCAAGATCCCGCCGTCCCTGCGGAACATCTACAAGGAGATGGCGGCGGAGCTGGGGCTGCCCGTCCCGGACAACGGCTATCTGATGCCCTGGGCCGAGCAGGGGGTGCTGCTGCTCAACGCCGTGCTGACGGTCCGGGCCGGGGAGGCCAACTCCCACAAGGGCAAGGGCTGGGAGAAGGTGACGGACGCGGTCATCCGGGCCGTGGCCGAGCGGCCCGATCCGGCGGTCTTCGTGCTGTGGGGGAACTACGCGCAGAAGAAGCTGCCGCTGATCGACGAGAGCCGGCATGTGGTCGTCAAGGGCGCGCACCCCTCGCCGCTGTCGGCCAAGAAGTTCTTCGGCTCCCAGCCGTTCACGCAGATCAACGAGGCGGTCGCGGCGCAGGGGCATGAGCCGATCGACTGGCGCATTCCCGACCTGGGCTGA